A single region of the Brachypodium distachyon strain Bd21 chromosome 3, Brachypodium_distachyon_v3.0, whole genome shotgun sequence genome encodes:
- the LOC100832155 gene encoding uncharacterized protein LOC100832155 isoform X1 translates to MHRFAVVSSSATLLLPPAALGLGASATPALTLASTAAPLRRCGSPPCLARLRRSSMCSSSSSAAATTAAAVEEARRGRKQLGMDPPLYDYLLANVREHPVLRDLREETASMRGSQMQVSPAQAQLLAMLVQILGAQQCIEVGVYTGYSSLAVALALPESGRLVACERDERCLEVAKRYYQCAGVAHKVDVKHALAVDSLRSLIDCGEASSYDFAFVDADKRMYEEYFELLLKLVRVGGLIVMDNVLWYGRVADPLVNDAKTISIRDFNKKLFEDKRVNISMVPIGDGMTICRKLQDTCTS, encoded by the exons ATGCATCGATTCGCCGTGGTCTCCTCGTCCGCcacccttctcctccctccggCGGCTCTCGGCCTCGGCGCCAGCGCCACCCCGGCCCTAACCCTggcctccaccgccgctccACTCCGCCGCTGCGGCTCGCCGCCATGCCTCGCCCGCCTACGCAGAAGCAGCatgtgctcctcctcctcctcggcggcggctactACGGCCGCGGCggtagaggaggcgcggcgcgggcggaagcAGCTTGGAATGGACCCGCCGCTCTACGACTACCTCCTCGCCAACGTCCGCGAGCACCCC GTTCTCCGGGACCTCCGGGAAGAGACGGCGTCCATGAGAGGCAGCCAGATGCAG GTTTCTCCCGCTCaggctcagcttctcgcgatGCTTGTGCAAATTCTTGGGGCACAGCAATGTATTGAAGTCGGCGTCTACACT GGATATTCGTCATTAGCTGTCGCACTAGCACTCCCTGAATCAGGTCGTTTGGTTGCTTGTGAAAGGGACGAAAGATGTCTAGAAGTTGCCAAGAGGTACTATCAGTGTGCTGGTGTTGCACATAAG GTTGATGTCAAGCATGCTTTAGCTGTGGATTCCCTGAGGTCATTAATTGACTGTGGTGAAGCTTCCAG cTATGATTTTGCATTCGTTGATGCGGACAAGAGAATGTATGAGGAATACTTTGAACTTCTACTTAAGCTA GTAAGAGTTGGCGGTTTAATTGTAATGGACAATGTCCTTTGGTACGGAAGAGTTGCTGATCCCCTA gTGAATGACGCAAAGACTATCAGTATAAGGGACTTCAATAAGAAACTTTTTGAGGATAAACGTGTCAATATCAGCATG GTGCCAATTGGTGATGGGATGACAATTTGTCGAAAGCTACAAGATACTTGTACTTCATAG
- the LOC100844188 gene encoding DNA topoisomerase 1 beta, translated as MAVVNPVMYDDDDDAPLSFKRSSASVKNRPAPSKQEGSSGNAASVRSPKAVPLNPQRNGMNGALSSPQPPRPQSTSSNPRPPGSSPPNSSAERSQKINAVDQSKLKRPHVEVGNSDDSDDEKPLVFRKKIDDMKLKKVETGSKKADDSDDDHKPLSLKINSAKVASNSANKAVLLKTAPKTEQPDDDSEDEKPLASRLPNNAASKRRVNVSDDSEDEKPLSARFSRLNAGASASVSNSKDKLLSNNKGPNNNSSAPRNSVKRPSDDSNQTSSAPKKAKPSDTNASASVKRESKADEVRRPTMGESSKSKPPAKNIVKKSPLSFKKDNNKNKNKKPMKSSQFSKSLRVPPGSGGGKKWSTLEHNGVIFPPPYSPHGVKMLYNGQPVELTPAQEEVATMFAVMKDTEYATKKTFIDNFFGDWRKILGKNHVIKKFELCDFTPIYEWHLREKEKKKQMTSEEKKALREEKLKQEEKFMWAVVDGTREKVGNFRVEPPGLFRGRGEHPKMGKLKRRILPSDITINIGSGTPVPECPMEGQSWKEVKHDNTVTWLAFWNDPISQKDFKYVFLAASSSLKGQSDKEKYEKSRKLKDHINKIRVNYTKDFKCKDTAKKQIAVATYLIDKLALRAGNEKDDDEADTVGCCTLKVDNVTCEPPNKLQFDFLGKDSIRYFNTVEVELPVYKAIEEFRAGKKSGDSVFDKLDTTKLNAHLKDLMPGLTAKVFRTYNASITLDAILHQETEEGKTLLEKIAVYQRANKEVAIICNHQRAVSKSHDSQMTKLNEKIDELVAQRDELKEDLVKVKRGKPLGKGADGKPKRNLAPEAIEKKISQIETKIEKMEMEKKTKEDLKTVALGTSKINYLDPRITVAWCKTHEVPIEKIFSKTICAKFGWAMDVEPDFRF; from the exons ATGGCTGTTGTCAATCCTGTTATGTATGACGATGATGACGACGCCCCTCTTTCCTTCAAGAGGTCAAGCGCCTCTGTGAAGAACAGGCCTGCCCCCTCGAAGCAGGAGGGCTCTTCGGGAAATGCCGCATCTGTTAGGAGCCCTAAAGCTGTGCCCTTGAATCCGCAGAGGAATGGGATGAATGGCGCTTTGAGTTCGCCCCAGCCACCGAGGCCACAGTCGACTAGTTCAAACCCTCGGCCTCCTGGGTCTTCTCCGCCGAACAGTTCCGCAGAACGTAGTCAAAAGATTAATGCGGTGGATCAGAGTAAGCTGAAAAGACCCCATGTGGAAGTTGGCAACTCAGATGATTCGGATGATGAGAAACCACTTGTGTTTAGAAAAAAGATCGATGACATGAAATTGAAGAAAGTTGAGACAGGAAGTAAGAAGGCAGATGATTCAGATGATGATCATAAGCCACTGTCTCTGAAGATCAACTCAGCAAAAGTGGCTTCGAATAGCGCAAATAAGGCAGTTTTGTTGAAGACTGCACCTAAAACTGAGCAACCTGATGATGATTCAGAGGATGAGAAACCACTGGCCAGCAGGTTACCCAACAATGCTGCTTCAAAACGCAGAGTCAACGTCTCTGATGATTCAGAAGATGAGAAGCCATTGTCTGCCCGATTTTCAAGACTTAATGCAGGTGCATCTGCGAGTGTCTCAAACTCAAAGGACAAGCTCCTGTCTAACAACAAGGGGCCAAATAATAATTCGAGTGCTCCTCGAAATTCAGTTAAAAGGCCAAGTGATGACAGTAATCAAACAAGCTCTGCTCCTAAGAAGGCCAAGCCTTCAGATACTAATGCCTCTGCAAGTGTCAAAAGAGAATCCAAGGCTGACGAGGTACGAAGACCGACAATGGGCGAGTCTTCGAAAAGCAAGCCACCTGCAAAGAATATAGTAAAGAAGAGTCCTTTATCTTTTAAGAAGGAcaacaataaaaataaaaataagaaacCAATGAAAAGTTCCCAGTTCTCAAAGTCATTAAGGGTCCCTCCAGGATCTGGTGGTGGAAAGAAATGGTCTACTTTGGAGCACAATGGTGTTATTTTCCCCCCTCCATACAGTCCTCATGGTGTCAAAATGCTTTACAATGGACAACCTGTTGAGCTAACTCCAGCACAGGAGGAG GTGGCAACCATGTTTGCTGTGATGAAAGACACAGAGTACgcaacaaagaaaacatttATCGACAACTTTTTTGGTGACTGGAGAAAAATTCTTGGTAAAAACCATGTCATCAAGAAATTTGAGCTCTGTGATTTCACCCCGATCTATGAATGGCACCTccgggagaaggagaagaaaaaacagatgACATCGGAG GAGAAGAAAGCATTGCGGGAAGAGAAATTGAAACAGGAGGAGAAGTTCATGTGGGCAGTAGTCGATGGCACTAGAGAAAAG GTTGGCAATTTCAGAGTAGAACCACCGGGCTTGTTCAGGGGACGGGGAGAGCATCCAAAG ATGGGAAAACTGAAGCGACGTATATTACCAAGTGATATTACAATAAACATTGGAAGTGGAACTCCAGTCCCAGAGTGTCCAATGGAAGGACAAAG CTGGAAAGAAGTCAAACATGACAATACTGTTACATGGTTGGCCTTTTGGAATGATCCGATCAGCCAAAAAGATTTCAAGTACGTTTTCCTGGCAGCAAGTAGCTCACTAAAGGGACAAAGTGACAAGGAGAAATACGAAAAGTCTCGAAAATTGAAG GATCACATAAACAAAATACGTGTAAATTACACAAAGGATTTCAAGTGCAAAGATACTGCAAAGAAGCAAATTGCAGTGGCAACATATCTTATAGATAAACTAGCCCTTAGGGCTGGTAATGAAAAG GATGACGATGAGGCTGATACTGTCGGTTGTTGTACACTGAAGGTTGATAATGTTACTTGTGAGCCTCCAAATAAGCTTCAG TTCGACTTCCTTGGTAAGGATTCTATAAGATACTTCAACACTGTAGAGGTTGAATTACCTGTATACAAGGCAATCGAGGAATTCCGAGCTG GTAAAAAGTCAGGAGATTCTGTCTTCGACAAACTTGATACAACGAAATTAAATGCTCATCTGAAGGACTTAATGCCTGGCCTTACTGCAAAAGTTTTCCGTACATATAATGCTTCCATCACCTTGGATGCTATC TTGCATCAAGAAACAGAAGAGGGAAAAACCCTTCTTGAGAAGATTGCTGTATATCAACGAGCAAACAAAGAG GTTGCTATAATTTGTAACCATCAGCGTGCTGTCTCAAAATCGCATGATTCCCAGATGACTAAGTTGAATGAGAAGATTGATGAATTAGTG GCCCAGAGAGATGAATTGAAAGAAGACTTGGTCAAAGTGAAGAGAGGAAAGCCTCTAGGCAAAGGTGCAGACGGGAAGCCAAAGAGGAATTTGGCACCTGAAGC GATCGAGAAGAAGATCTCTCAGATAGAAACCAAGATAGAGAAAATGGAGATGGaaaagaagacaaaagagGATTTGAAGACAGTAGCACTAGGGACATCAAAAATCAACTACCTTGATCCTAGAATTACTGTGGCATGGTGCAAAACCCATGAAGTCCCAATCGAGAAG ATTTTCAGCAAGACGATTTGCGCAAAGTTTGGATGGGCAATGGACGTGGAACCTGACTTCAGATTCTAA
- the LOC100844793 gene encoding monocopper oxidase-like protein SKU5, which translates to MAAAVAAAVLVAAALVVASASAAAAGGATQEVRWEVGYMTVAPLGVSQKVIAINNQFPGPLLNVTTNLNVRVNVQNNLDEPLLLTWDGIQMRMNSWQDGVAGTNCPIPAGWNWTYQFQLKDQIGSFFYFPSLGLQRAAGGYGPITINNRPVVPVPFGQPDGDITLFIGDWYTKSHIELRDMLDDGKDLGIPDGILINGKGPYRYDTTLVPEGLQYEIVGVEPGKTYRFRVHNVGTSTSLNFRIQNHNMLLVEAEGTYTNQQNYTNLDIHVGQSYSFLVTMDQNASTDYHIVASPRFVGSEPRWHDVNGVAILQYSNSKSSASGPLPAAPNDFYDKYYSVNQARSIRMNGSSGAARPNPQGSFHYSSINITQTFVLKNESPLRIDGKRRRTINRVSYSPPETPLRLADLHNLTGVYKTDFPTTPSNAPPLRASFVLNASYKGFLEIVFQNNETDVQTYHLDGYSFFVVGMDYGEWTPNSRGAYNKWDAISRSTTQVFPGGWTAVLVSLDNVGIWNLRAEKLDNWYNGQEVYVKVADPLGYNITEMIAPENILYCGLLKDLQKPQVHQARSNSSAHATARWSARLLATVSLIVAAVIFS; encoded by the exons atggcggcggcggtcgcggcggccgtcttggtggcggcggcgctcgtggtggcgtcggcgtccgcggcggcggccggcggcgccacgcAGGAGGTGCGGTGGGAGGTCGGCTACATGACGGTGGCGCCGCTCGGCGTCTCGCAGAAG GTGATTGCGATCAACAACCAGTTTCCTGGCCCACTCCTGAACGTGACGACCAACTTGAACGTGAGAGTGAACGTCCAAAACAACCTGGATGagcccctcctcctcacctG GGATGGCATCCAGATGAGGATGAACTCATGGCAGGACGGCGTCGCCGGCACCAACTGCCCTATCCCTGCCGGCTGGAACTGGACCTACCAGTTCCAGCTCAAGGACCAGATCGGCAGCTTCTTCTACTTCCCTTCACTCGGCCTCCAGCGTGCCGCAGGTGGGTATGGCCCCATCACCATCAACAACCGCCCCGTCGTGCCGGTCCCCTTTGGTCAGCCCGATGGCGACATCACCTTGTTCATTGGAGATTGGTACACCAAGAGCCACATT GAATTGAGAGACATGCTAGATGATGGCAAGGATCTTGGGATACCTGATGGGATTCTGATCAATGGAAAGGGACCTTACAGATATGATACCACACTGGTTCCAGAAGGCCTTCAATATGAAATTGTCGGAGTTGAGCCAG GCAAAACATATCGGTTCCGTGTTCACAATGTCGGCACCTCAACCAGCCTCAACTTCAGAATCCAGAACCACAACATGCTTCTCGTGGAGGCTGAAGGAACCTACACTAATCAGCAGAATTACACCAACCTCGACATCCATGTGGGACAGTCATACTCTTTCTTGgtgaccatggaccaaaatgCGAGCACGGACTACCACATCGTGGCCAGTCCAAGGTTTGTGGGCAGCGAGCCTCGCTGGCATGATGTGAATGGTGTAGCCATACTGCAGTACTCAAACTCCAAAAGCAGCGCTTCTGGCCCCCTCCCTGCTGCTCCAAATGATTTCTATGACAAGTACTACTCCGTGAACCAGGCAAGGTCTATCAG AATGAATGGGAGTTCAGGTGCTGCCCGTCCGAACCCGCAGGGATCATTCCACTACAGTTCGATCAATATCACGCAGACCTTCGTCCTAAAAAATGAGTCGCCCTTGCGCATCGATGGGAAGCGTCGAAGGACGATTAATAGAGTTTCGTACTCCCCTCCTGAGACTCCACTGAGACTTGCTGATCTCCACAACCTGACCGGGGTCTACAAAACTGACTTCCCCACAACGCCAAGCAATGCACCACCATTGAGGGCTTCGTTTGTGCTGAATGCTTCTTACAAGGGCTTCCTCGAGATCGTCTTCCAGAACAATGAAACTGATGTTCAGACCTACCATCTGGATGGTTATTCATTCTTTGTCGTCGG GATGGATTATGGCGAGTGGACGCCAAACAGCAGGGGAGCGTACAACAAGTGGGATGCCATCTCTCGCAGTACAACTCAG GTCTTTCCTGGAGGGTGGACTGCAGTTCTGGTCTCTCTCGATAATGTAGGCATCTGGAATCTCCGTGCCGAGAAGCTGGATAACTGGTACAATGGACAGGAGGTCTATGTGAAAGTTGCTGATCCACTGGGCTATAACATCACCGAAATGATCGCTCCAGAGAACATTCTTTACTGTGGTCTGCTGAAAGACTTGCAAAA GCCGCAGGTACACCAGGCAAGAAGCAATTCATCGGCTCATGCCACAGCTCGATGGAGTGCCAGGCTTCTCGCAACCGTGTCACTGATTGTCGCAGCTGTGATTTTCAGTTAA
- the LOC100832155 gene encoding uncharacterized protein LOC100832155 isoform X2, whose product MHRFAVVSSSATLLLPPAALGLGASATPALTLASTAAPLRRCGSPPCLARLRRSSMCSSSSSAAATTAAAVEEARRGRKQLGMDPPLYDYLLANVREHPVLRDLREETASMRGSQMQGYSSLAVALALPESGRLVACERDERCLEVAKRYYQCAGVAHKVDVKHALAVDSLRSLIDCGEASSYDFAFVDADKRMYEEYFELLLKLVRVGGLIVMDNVLWYGRVADPLVNDAKTISIRDFNKKLFEDKRVNISMVPIGDGMTICRKLQDTCTS is encoded by the exons ATGCATCGATTCGCCGTGGTCTCCTCGTCCGCcacccttctcctccctccggCGGCTCTCGGCCTCGGCGCCAGCGCCACCCCGGCCCTAACCCTggcctccaccgccgctccACTCCGCCGCTGCGGCTCGCCGCCATGCCTCGCCCGCCTACGCAGAAGCAGCatgtgctcctcctcctcctcggcggcggctactACGGCCGCGGCggtagaggaggcgcggcgcgggcggaagcAGCTTGGAATGGACCCGCCGCTCTACGACTACCTCCTCGCCAACGTCCGCGAGCACCCC GTTCTCCGGGACCTCCGGGAAGAGACGGCGTCCATGAGAGGCAGCCAGATGCAG GGATATTCGTCATTAGCTGTCGCACTAGCACTCCCTGAATCAGGTCGTTTGGTTGCTTGTGAAAGGGACGAAAGATGTCTAGAAGTTGCCAAGAGGTACTATCAGTGTGCTGGTGTTGCACATAAG GTTGATGTCAAGCATGCTTTAGCTGTGGATTCCCTGAGGTCATTAATTGACTGTGGTGAAGCTTCCAG cTATGATTTTGCATTCGTTGATGCGGACAAGAGAATGTATGAGGAATACTTTGAACTTCTACTTAAGCTA GTAAGAGTTGGCGGTTTAATTGTAATGGACAATGTCCTTTGGTACGGAAGAGTTGCTGATCCCCTA gTGAATGACGCAAAGACTATCAGTATAAGGGACTTCAATAAGAAACTTTTTGAGGATAAACGTGTCAATATCAGCATG GTGCCAATTGGTGATGGGATGACAATTTGTCGAAAGCTACAAGATACTTGTACTTCATAG
- the LOC100844483 gene encoding uncharacterized protein LOC100844483 — translation MRLGDPVCDCLLFFFFSSAAPKPPPIPARIHPMALSVSAPASSSFLPSSRQVGGRWSSPASSARPVASSLRRPVLAARAAAGNVPSSPVDQVVTELDVVSSFSEIVPDTVVFDDFEKFAPTAATVSSSLLLGIAGLPDTKFKSAIDTALADGECNTMENSGDRMSCFLTKALGNVGAELAHQVPGRVSTEIDSRLAYDTQGIIQRVHELLQIYNEHDVPSERLLFKIPATWQGIEASRLLESEGTQTHLTFVYSFAQAAAAAQAGASVVQIFVGRIRDWARNHSGDPEIDEALRKGEDAGLALVKKVYAYIHKNGYRTKLMAAAVRNKQDVFSLLGIDYIITPLKILQSLDESVTDPDEKYGYVQRLTPSLDKMYNFSEEELLKWDQLSLAAAMGPAAEDLLASGLEGYADQARRVEELFGKIWPPPNV, via the exons ATGCGACTCGGCGATCCTGTCTGTGATtgccttctcttcttcttcttctccagcgCTGCTCCCAAACCTCCTCCGATCCCAGCTCGCATCCATCCCATGGCGCTCTCCGTTTCCGCGCCCGCCTcgtcctccttcctcccttccTCCCGCCAG GTCGGCGGCAGGTGGAGCTCGCCAGCTAGCTCGGCCAGGCCCGTGGCTTCCAGCCTCCGGAGGCCCGTACTGGCGgcgcgggccgccgccggcaacgtGCCCTCTTCCCCTGTGGACC AGGTGGTGACCGAGCTCGATGTGGTGTCCAGCTTCAGCGAGATCGTGCCTGACACCGTGGTGTTCGATGATTTCGAGAA GTTTGCCCCAACGGCTGCCACGGTGAGCTCCTCGCTGCTGCTTGGGATCGCGGGCCTCCCGGATACCAAGTTCAAG AGTGCCATAGATACCGCGTTGGCAGATGGCGAATGCAACACTATGGAGAACTCCGGGGACCGGATGTCCTGTTTCCTCACCAAG GCACTGGGGAACGTTGGAGCTGAGCTGGCTCATCAAGTCCCTGGGCGGGTTTCGACGGAAATTGATTCTCGGTTGGCTTATGACACCCAAGGAATTATTCAGAGG GTGCATGAGCTGTTGCAGATATACAATGAACATGATGTCCCGTCAGAGCGTCTATTATTCAAAATTCCTGCTACATGGCAA GGCATAGAAGCCTCAAGGTTGCTTGAATCTGAAGGAACGCAAACACATTTGACTTTTGTTTACAG TTTTGCacaagcagcagctgcagctcaAGCTGGTGCATCCGTTGTACAAATATTTGTGGGACGTATTCGG GACTGGGCAAGGAATCACTCTGGTGACCCTGAGATAGATGAAGCATTGAGGAAGGGAGAAGATGCTGGGCTTGCCTTG GTGAAGAAAGTGTATGCCTACATTCACAAAAATGGGTACAGAACAAAGTTGATGGCCGCTGCTGTACGCAACAAGCAAGATGTATTTAGCCTTCTGGG GATTGATTACATCATCACGCCTCTCAAGATATTGCAGTCTCTGGACGAATCTGTCACAGATCCTGATGAAAAGTATGGTTATGTCCAGAGGCTTACTCCTTCTCTTGACAAGATGTACAACTTCAGTGAAGAGGAG CTTCTTAAGTGGGACCAGCTGAGTCTAGCCGCTGCGATGGGTCCAGCTGCTGAAGATCTGCTTGCATCTGGGCTAGAGGGATATGCGGACCAGGCTCGCCGTGTTGAGGAGCTCTTCGGGAAGATCTGGCCACCTCCCAATGTTTAA